GATATTAGTTAGAGAGGAAATGTTGTCTAAGCTGGAAGACTACACGAAAAGATTAGAAAAATATAAAGAAAATACAGTGCTACAAAAGGCTTTAGAGTTACAAATACATTATAGGTGGTCACTTGTATACTTAGCAAAACATAGAAATAATTTTGATTATGATGAATATGAAAAGTTTTTTAAAAATTTTTACGGGATAGAGTAAATGGGTATTTTGGTTTGATTTTCTATTGTATTTTTTATTGGGTTTTTTGTAGTTAAGTATTTTAGAAAAGATTTGACAATAACAACGGCATTGATACATTATTTTTATTCTTCTATGCTAGTTTTTGTAATGATTACGCTAAACAATACAAACAATGAAATAGAAAATTATTTTGCAAAACAAATGGCTTATCTAAAAAATCATGATGGATATTTAGAAAATTCACTTACTAGAGATAAAGAATCATTGCTATCTGGTGGGAAAGAGATATTGGGAGCTATTGACAAAATAAATACGGGTTTTAAGATGTATGATGATGTATCTAGTTTGTCAAGTAGAATAGATATGTTGTTGTATTTGACATTTGATTTTTGGAAACCAAACGAAAAAATTTCAGACTTTGTATGGATTAATGCTTCGGTAAAAAAAATTATGAGAGCAAATAAATACAGAGATATGTATTTAGATGCATATGATTTTACTAAATGGCAGTCTAGTGACAAAATGCTTAGAAAAATGATAAGTGCTAAACTTGCATTAACGGAAATGTTTATCAAAAATGGTTTAGAGTTATTGCCATATTCAAATAAAGAGCAAATAGAAGCTTTTGAGCTATTCAAAGATTTATTATTGGAACAAGATTCATATTTAACTTTAAATAATTTTGATTCTAGTGAATATAAGCTGCTTTTGGATAGATTGGAACAAGAATTTATAGAAGAAATTAGTTAATTTGTTGGATTATTATAATGGGTTTTTCGTTTTTGCTTTCTGTGTGGGAATTAGCTAGTGTAGTTTTTTGGTTTTCTATTGTATTTTTTGCTGGGTTTTTTATAGCTAGATTCTTTAAAAAGAATCTAGTCTTTAGAGATGGTTTGAAGCCATATTGCTTTAGTTTAATAGTAGTTTTGTTGGTAAAAATATATTTTGTGGCTATAAATGTTGGAAATGAAATCTTGGTTGACATGGAACATATAAGGAAGCAGATCAAAAATACCTTTAGAGAGACAAACAAGGAATGGGCTTTTGTGGATATAGAATTTGAATTAAGGAGATATGATAACTTTATACAAGCACAAAATAATTCATTGAAGCATATGAAAGAATATAGTGGATTTTTTAGTGGGTTAGATAGATTTTTATATCGTGCTACTGATGGATTTTGGGGGTTAGATAGTGAAGCTGTGGAGTATATGGCAGATAGTTTTGATGCCATATTTCCTATGTATGATTTGGTAGATTATGAATATTTCTATGATACTGGATTATTTGCGTCATATAAAACCAATCTAAGAAGAGTAGTTTTTGCTAGACAAAGGTTGCTAAGAAATTATGCAGACTTTATAATGGATATGGAGAACTATGAATACTATGCTGATGATAAAGCATATACGCAAAAAGCACTAGCGTGTGCTAAAACAAAGTATCTTTTTTATGCTGAACAACTGGAATATTTAAAAGACAAAATTATGAATAAAAATGTAGATTTTGATTATAATGAATATGAGGAATTTATAGAAGTAGGCAAAAAATATATCAATGTAAATAGGGGTGGTAAATGAGTATTTTGGTTTGGTTCTCTATTGTATTTTTTGCTGGGTTTTTTGTAGTTAGATTCTTTAAAAAGAATCTAGTTTTTAGAGATAGTTTGAAGCCATACTTTTGTGGGCTTGTAGTTGTGTTGTTGTTGCAAATATACTATAAAATAGATGAAAGCAAAGAAGCTATAGCATCTGATATAGAGTATGCAAGAGAAGAGATGAGGGGCTATTTTAGAGATATAAATCCTGCTATGGGATTCTTTGAAATGGATAAAAAGGCACAAAGATATAAATTTGCAATGGAAGCACAAAATAGACTATTGCAACACATGAAAGAATATAGTGGATTCTTTAGTGGATTAGATAGGCTTTTGAGTAACTTGACTTATGAAGCTTGGAGCTTAGATGCTAAACATGTAACATATAAGATAGATAGCATGAATGCACTAGATGGAATAGATAGTCGCTTCTATAACAGAAAATCTTATGACACTACTCTTTTTGGTTCATATGATACGAATTTTAATTCTGTAATTTTCGCTAGAGAAATATTGCTTAGGCAATATGTTGAGACAATAGAAACAATGAGAGAATATGCTCTTAGAATTGGCGAACCTAATGTTACTAATAATTTCATAAACTATCATATTAGACAGCATAATATCTATATGGAACAATTGCAATATTTAGAAAAACATAGAAATAATTTTGATTATGATGAATATGAAAAGTTTCTTAAAAATTTTTACGGGATAGAGTAAATGAGTATTTTGGTTTGGTTCTCTATGATATTTTTTATTTCTACTATATTTTTTATTGGGTTTTTTTGAATAGATAAAAAGGCAAACTAGGTAATATTTTTTAAAATCATTGTGATAAGTTCTTGCAATGTGTTTATGAATTTTTGAAACTCACTCATTTTTAAGCTTTTTTAATAATTCATCCATCTCTTCATCGTTTAGCTTAGGAGAAGTAAGCTTGTCATTTTGATATTTAGAATCTGCAAAATCGTTATATGCTTTTGCCTCTCCTTTGACTTTTAGATAGTTAGCTTGTATTTACTGCCAAAACATGATTAGCAAGGAAGCTAGTTTAGATCTACAATAAAGACACAACCTACACAACATGAAAGAGGACATGAATCTGCCCCATGAAAGGCACGACATGAAAAGGTGTGTAACTATGCAAGAAAAACAAAGCACGACATGAAATGGGTGCTAGATTTGTAGCTTTGTCTGTGTGTAGCGGTCCTTTTAAAAGAAATTGTGTTGCAAAAATTGGTCTTAAAATTGCAGGGAAATTCTAAAAAATATAGCGTTGCAAATTTGCAATGTGCAAAAGTTGTGATTTAAGCAAATGATTTTTTGGATTATGAATGTGTGTTTTGTAGCGTATTATAGGCGTTAGAGTTAAATTATTTAGTGTTTGACAAGAGATAAAAAAAATGGTTTAATTTTGTCTATAAATTTGGCACAAAATGATATGTTTTTGCAAATTTATGCGTTATTTAACAAAAACAATAGCAATTTTAAAGAGAATTTTTGCGAATTATCAATTTTCTTATAAGCTATAAATGCCTATTTAATAGAGTTTCTTTCCAAATTATTAATTATTCCTTAAAAAAGTATATAAATGGTAAATATTATCTAAAATTGCAACTATAGGAGAATTTCATTGTAAAAATATTGGCAATAATAGCAATATAAATAATGTTGAGTTGGTAAAAAAATATCGCAAAACTGGACTGAATCGCTACCAGAACTTATTAGAGATATGAAAATTGATTTAGATGATTTTTTTAAATTTGAAAATCATGTAGCTTTTAAAATTGCATCACTATTTTCTGATATTAACACTTTGCAAAAGATACTCTATCCTGAAAAAGGGATTGATATTTCAAGTTTTGTTACAAAACTTTCAAATGCCTTTTTGCCATCTGTAGTTTATACTCTTGAAGAATTTGGACTACCTAGAATCATTTCAAAAAAACTTCATAAATGTGGATTTATTAATTTTGAAAATAAAGAATTAACGTTAGAGCAAGTATTAGATAAATTTAAAGAACATACGGCTAATGACATAATCAACATATTAAAAGAAAAAAATCTTTACGATGATTTTGAAGATTATATATTAAATTGTTTTTATGAAGGTTTAGGGCAATAAAATGACAAATTTACCGCAAGGGTGGGAAGTTAAAACGCTTGGTGAGATATTATCTAACGATAAATATTCCATAAAAAGAGGACCATTTGGAAGTGCTTTAAAAAAGCTTTTTTGTAGAAAAGGGCATTAGAGTTTTTGAGCAATATAATCCCATAAACAATGATCCATATTGGAAAATATATTTTATTTCTTATGAAAAATTTAAAGAATTGGAAGCATTTAAGGCAACAGAAGGTGATTTATTAATTAGCTGTTCTAGAACATTGGGGAAAATAGTGGAGTTGCCTAAAAATACAGAGATGGGGATTATAAATCAAGCACTTTTGAAAATAAGACTTGATAATACACAAATCTTGCGCACGAAGTACAACTCCTTGAATCTCGCCTACTTCGTGGTGCGGAAGCGTTGGAAGAAGCTAGCAGTAGTGCTAGCGTAACGCGTAAGCTAGAAGCAGATATAGCGAGGCTCTCCCCTGATTGCAAAAAAGTGGCGACTTTTTTGGTTAAAGGGGAGTGTGGAGGGAAAAAGATTTTTTGCGATAAAAAAGAAAATAGCATAAAAGAAAGCAAAACCTTCTATCCACTTCCGTAAGGGTGGGAAGTAAAAAAGCTTGGTAAGATAGGTTTTTTATAAGGGGTGTTTCATATAAAAAAGAGCAACTATTATCTACAAAGAATGAAAACTCTGTTTATTTATTAAGAGCAAATAATATTCAAAATGAATTGAATTTAGATGAGCTACAAATAATTCCTAAAGAATTAGCAGTTGATAAGATTGTTCAAAATAATGATATATTATTTGCAATGAGTAGTGGCATTAAGAATATCGTAGGTAAAAATATACTTTTAAACAATTTAAATGATTTTACTTTTGGGGCTTTTTGTGGATTGTTTAGAATTAGTAATTTAAATATTTGTCATAAATTTATAGCTTATTATTTAAGAAGTGATTTTTATAAAAAATATATTTTTAATATTTCTAAAGGTTCTAATATAAATAATTTAAGATTTGCGGATTTAGAAAAATTGCAAATCTTTATGCCACAAGATATAAAAGAGCAAGAGCAAATTGCAAAGCATTTAGATTCTATCTTCTCTAAAATAAAAAAGTTAAAAGAGCTTTATAACACACAATTAAAAGACTATGAAGAATTAAAGAAATCCTTGCTGGATAAGGCTTTTAGTGGAAGGTTATAAATGTTAAAAATTTTTAGAAATTTTAACATATGGAAAAATTATGAAATAATTCATACCTCCAAAACTACCATTAAATATAGATTTAAATACACATATTTATAATCTTATCATTAAAGCTACAAGAAAATTAGGAGAGCTAAATGGGCGAAGCAAAATTATCCCAAATCCAAATATTTTAATCAATGCTTTAATCTTGCAAGAAGCAAAAGATTCAAGCGAGATAGAAAATATCATCACAACACATGATGAACTCTTTTTATCCTAGATTGATGAAAGCAAACTCACAAGAGCGGCAAAAGAAGTAAAAGATTATAGTAGTGCGTTAAAAAAGGGGTATGAACTTTAAAAAAAGAGCAATTATTGAGAAACGCACATATTTTGGAAATCCAAAAAACACTAGAAGAGAATAATGCAGGCTTTAGAAAGCAAAGTGGAACAATGCTTAAAAATTCTATCACAGGAGAAATCAAGCATATACCCCCCACAAAATCCAAGTGATATACAAGAACTTATGGTGAATTTAGAACAATACATTAATAATGATAGTTTAGATGAGCTTGATGTTTTGTAAAAATGGCAGTTATCCATTATCAATTTGAAAGCATTCATCCATTTTATGATGGTAATGGCAGAACAGGCAGGATTATAAATATACTTTATTTAGTGTATATAAAGAACTTTTGGACGCACCTATTTTGTATTTAAGTGCTTATATTGTAAAAAACAAAGAAGAATATTATATGCTTTTACAAAAAGTGCGTGATGAGGGAGCTATTATAGAATGGATAGAATATATATTAAAAGGTGTAGAGCAGACAGCTATAAAAACGATTGAAACTATTACTATAATAGAAAAAATGATGTTTGATGTGGGTGAAATTTTGCAAAATAAAACGAATTTTTATAGCAAAGATTTTGTGGAAATTTTATTTGCTCACCCTTATACTAAGATAGATTTTTTAACGCAAATATTGGGTATTTCTAGGCAAAGTGCTTCAAAATACCTCAAAACTTGCAAAAAATTAAAGATATTAGAATGTATTAAAATAGGTAGAAATCATTATTATGTAAATAGAGAACTTTTAAGACTTTTTAGAAAAGGAATTTTTTAAATGCAAAGTAAAATAGATAGGATCACAGATATACTAAGACGCGATGATGGTATAAGTGGTGCGATGCATTATAGTGAGCAGATTAGCTGGATATTGTTTTTGAAGTTTTTAGACGATTATGAGCGTGAGCTTGAAGCTATCTCTATGCTTGAGGCTAAGCCTTATAAAAGCATTTTAGATTCTAAGTTTAGCTGGAAAGTGTGGGCAGCACCCAAAAGAGATGGCAAACTAGATGTGAAAAATGCACTAAGTGGAAGTGATTTGCTAGAGTTTGTAAATAGTGAGCTTTTTCCTTACTTTAAAGGCTTTAAGAATAATGAAGATTTTAAAAGTATAGAGTATAAAATTGGTGGTATTTTTGAGTTTATTGACAATAGAGTGGCAAACGGACACACGCTAAGAGAAGTGATAAATCTCATAGATGAGCTAAGCTTCAATAAAGAAAGTGATGTATTTGCACTAGGTGATGTGTATGAAAAGCTCCTTAAAGATATGGGGAGTGATGGGGGAAATAGTGGGGGGTTTACACACCAAGGGCATTAA
The Helicobacter ibis DNA segment above includes these coding regions:
- a CDS encoding restriction endonuclease subunit S → MNLDELQIIPKELAVDKIVQNNDILFAMSSGIKNIVGKNILLNNLNDFTFGAFCGLFRISNLNICHKFIAYYLRSDFYKKYIFNISKGSNINNLRFADLEKLQIFMPQDIKEQEQIAKHLDSIFSKIKKLKELYNTQLKDYEELKKSLLDKAFSGRL